The following coding sequences are from one Halorubrum sp. BOL3-1 window:
- a CDS encoding CopG family transcriptional regulator, with the protein MSKITFRADDGLVDRLEACDASKSEVMREALRTYLDGEDAASDAPAGSVDDALADRVDELIAERLEERLGPAHGAATPSHTPGSTGEVNVNVTLDAPSTESDDRDDGVRVTRETAADADSSGRKTDRSAETRENVCGGCGENVPSEHVYCPNCGEKQSHRAFCECGDEFRTDWAFCPGCGRRTPAADVLDDR; encoded by the coding sequence ATGAGTAAGATCACCTTCCGGGCGGACGACGGTCTCGTCGACCGGCTGGAAGCGTGTGACGCCTCGAAGAGCGAGGTGATGCGGGAGGCACTCCGGACGTACCTCGACGGCGAGGATGCGGCGTCCGACGCGCCGGCCGGAAGCGTCGACGACGCCCTCGCGGACCGCGTCGACGAACTGATCGCGGAGCGGCTCGAGGAGCGGCTCGGTCCGGCGCACGGAGCTGCGACGCCGTCGCATACGCCCGGAAGCACCGGAGAAGTCAACGTAAACGTCACGCTCGACGCCCCGAGCACCGAGTCCGACGACCGAGACGACGGGGTTCGTGTGACGCGTGAGACGGCCGCCGACGCGGATTCGAGCGGGCGTAAGACAGATCGGAGCGCGGAAACGCGCGAAAACGTCTGCGGCGGGTGCGGCGAGAACGTGCCGTCAGAACACGTTTACTGCCCGAACTGTGGCGAAAAACAGTCGCACAGAGCGTTCTGTGAGTGCGGCGACGAATTCCGGACGGACTGGGCGTTCTGCCCCGGGTGCGGTCGCCGAACCCCGGCCGCGGACGTGCTAGACGATCGGTAA
- a CDS encoding ribbon-helix-helix domain-containing protein: MERVTLRIPKQQIDEVEQMVETGEFPNRSEAIRSAVRDMLNEQDGERDERGRNRNWAKV, translated from the coding sequence ATGGAGCGTGTGACACTACGAATCCCGAAACAGCAGATTGACGAGGTCGAACAGATGGTGGAGACGGGCGAGTTCCCGAATCGGAGCGAGGCGATCCGGTCGGCCGTCCGCGACATGTTGAACGAACAGGACGGCGAGCGCGACGAGCGCGGCCGCAACCGCAACTGGGCGAAGGTGTAA
- the ftsZ gene encoding cell division protein FtsZ yields MQDLVQDALDNAEAEQRDMDADMEDDEFGDPRIVIVGAGGAGNNTVNRLYNIGVDGAETVAINTDKQHLKMVEADTKILVGKSLTQGLGAGGDPKMGERATEMAQGTIKEVLGDADLVFVTAGMGGGTGTGASPVISKIAKEQGAIVVGMVSTPFNVERARTVKAEEGLETLRNEADSIIVLDNNRLLDYVPNLPIGKAFSVMDQIIAETVKGISETITQPSLINLDYADMSTIMDQGGVAVMLVGETQDKNKTQEVVNDAMNHPLLDVDYRGASGGLVHITGGPDLTLKEAEGIANNITERLEAGANVIWGARIQEEYKGKVRVMAIMTGVQSAQVLGPSTQKQADKSRASIDGDDLGDSRSRAAEANEAAGAASDRGEPAVSGGTERNAWESDGGNEPVEKNNGLDVIR; encoded by the coding sequence ATGCAAGATCTCGTTCAGGACGCCCTCGACAACGCGGAAGCGGAACAGCGCGACATGGACGCCGACATGGAAGACGACGAGTTCGGGGACCCCCGTATCGTCATCGTCGGCGCCGGCGGTGCCGGTAACAACACGGTCAACCGCCTGTACAACATCGGCGTCGACGGCGCCGAAACTGTCGCGATCAACACGGACAAACAGCACCTCAAGATGGTCGAGGCCGACACCAAGATCCTCGTGGGCAAGTCGCTCACGCAGGGGCTCGGCGCCGGCGGCGACCCCAAGATGGGCGAGCGCGCGACCGAGATGGCCCAAGGGACGATCAAAGAGGTGCTCGGCGACGCCGACCTCGTCTTCGTCACCGCCGGGATGGGCGGCGGCACCGGGACCGGCGCGTCGCCGGTCATCTCGAAGATCGCCAAAGAGCAGGGCGCCATCGTCGTCGGGATGGTCTCGACGCCGTTCAACGTCGAGCGCGCCCGCACGGTGAAGGCAGAGGAAGGGTTGGAGACCCTCCGCAACGAGGCCGACTCGATCATCGTCCTCGACAACAACCGCCTCCTCGATTACGTCCCGAACCTGCCGATCGGAAAGGCGTTCTCCGTGATGGACCAGATCATCGCGGAAACGGTAAAAGGTATCTCGGAGACGATCACCCAGCCGAGCCTCATCAACCTCGACTACGCAGACATGTCGACGATCATGGATCAAGGCGGCGTCGCGGTCATGCTCGTCGGCGAGACCCAAGACAAGAACAAGACCCAAGAGGTGGTCAACGACGCGATGAACCACCCGCTGCTCGATGTCGACTACCGCGGCGCCTCGGGCGGACTCGTCCACATCACGGGCGGCCCGGACCTCACGCTGAAGGAGGCCGAGGGAATCGCGAACAACATCACCGAGCGGCTGGAGGCGGGCGCCAACGTGATCTGGGGCGCTCGCATCCAGGAGGAGTACAAAGGCAAGGTGCGCGTCATGGCGATCATGACGGGCGTCCAGAGCGCGCAGGTGCTCGGACCCTCGACGCAGAAGCAGGCCGACAAGTCCCGTGCCAGCATCGACGGCGACGACCTCGGTGACTCGCGCTCGCGCGCGGCAGAGGCGAACGAGGCCGCGGGCGCCGCGAGCGACAGGGGCGAGCCGGCGGTCTCCGGCGGCACCGAGCGCAACGCGTGGGAGTCCGACGGCGGCAACGAGCCGGTCGAGAAGAATAACGGGCTCGACGTCATTCGCTGA
- a CDS encoding TIGR00269 family protein, translating to MECDKCGADAIHHAAYSGAHLCGHHLRESVEKRVKRRIREDGLLDPDATPEDPDRWVIGLSGGKDSVALTQILDDVFGRDSRVEMLALTIHEGIEGYRDESVDACVELVDRLSLRHELVSYEEEFDVRMDDVVEKDPENMAACAYCGVFRRDLLETYAAEFDADKLLTGHNLDDEAQTAMMNFLKGDVRQVAKHFDASLGPFDERAETDAFVPRAKPLRDVPEKEIALYCHVRDLPTHMAECPHAEEAYRGEIQSTIHALEENHPGARHSIMAGYEELSALAAEAYRGNGEGGADDDADDAGDADNSDLRECERCGSQTSRDVCRKCRLLESIEAV from the coding sequence ATGGAGTGCGACAAGTGCGGGGCCGACGCGATCCACCACGCCGCCTACTCCGGGGCGCACCTCTGTGGCCACCACCTCCGGGAGTCGGTCGAGAAGCGCGTGAAACGTCGGATCCGCGAGGACGGGCTTCTCGATCCGGACGCGACCCCCGAGGACCCGGACCGGTGGGTGATCGGGCTCTCCGGCGGGAAAGACAGCGTCGCGCTGACGCAGATCTTAGACGACGTGTTCGGGAGAGACTCCCGCGTGGAGATGCTCGCCCTCACCATCCACGAGGGGATCGAGGGGTACCGCGACGAGAGCGTCGACGCCTGCGTGGAGCTGGTCGACCGGCTCTCGCTGCGCCACGAGCTGGTCTCTTACGAGGAGGAGTTCGATGTCCGGATGGACGACGTCGTGGAGAAGGACCCCGAGAACATGGCCGCCTGCGCGTACTGCGGCGTGTTCCGCCGGGATCTCCTCGAAACATACGCCGCCGAGTTCGACGCCGACAAGCTGCTCACCGGCCACAACCTCGACGACGAGGCCCAGACGGCGATGATGAACTTCCTCAAGGGCGACGTGCGACAGGTCGCCAAACACTTCGACGCCTCGCTCGGTCCCTTCGACGAGCGCGCCGAGACCGACGCGTTCGTCCCGCGCGCCAAACCCCTCCGCGACGTGCCCGAAAAAGAGATCGCCCTGTACTGTCACGTCCGCGACCTGCCCACCCACATGGCCGAGTGCCCGCACGCCGAGGAGGCGTACCGCGGCGAGATCCAGTCGACGATCCACGCCTTAGAGGAGAACCATCCCGGCGCGCGCCACTCGATCATGGCCGGCTACGAGGAACTGTCCGCGCTCGCGGCCGAGGCGTATCGCGGGAACGGCGAGGGCGGCGCGGACGACGACGCGGACGACGCCGGCGACGCCGACAACTCCGACCTCCGCGAGTGCGAACGCTGCGGCTCGCAGACGAGCCGGGACGTCTGTCGAAAGTGCCGGCTGCTGGAGTCGATCGAAGCTGTCTGA
- a CDS encoding DUF4442 domain-containing protein — MSDSPTGVDRDPEPRPLRDDPPAESRRTALWRHGFNLLPAYRGTGARVDHIGADWRYVRVRLPLNWRTRNAVGTVFGGSVYGAIDPVYMMMLRRVLGDAFTVWDKSAALEFIEPGRDTLYAEFELPRSETEAIREAVDPGESTDREYLVSLVDKDGTVHAACEKTLYVRRDGE, encoded by the coding sequence GTGAGCGATTCCCCGACCGGGGTCGACCGCGACCCGGAGCCTCGGCCGCTGCGCGACGACCCGCCGGCGGAAAGCCGTCGGACCGCGCTCTGGCGCCACGGATTCAACCTCCTGCCCGCGTACCGCGGCACGGGCGCTCGCGTCGACCACATCGGCGCCGACTGGCGCTACGTCCGAGTTCGGCTACCCCTGAACTGGCGCACCCGAAACGCGGTCGGGACGGTCTTCGGCGGCAGCGTCTACGGCGCGATCGACCCCGTCTACATGATGATGCTCCGTCGGGTCCTGGGCGACGCGTTCACGGTGTGGGACAAGTCGGCCGCGCTGGAGTTCATCGAACCGGGCCGCGACACGCTGTACGCGGAGTTCGAGCTGCCGAGATCCGAGACCGAGGCGATCCGCGAGGCGGTCGATCCGGGGGAGTCGACCGACCGCGAGTACCTCGTCTCGCTCGTCGACAAGGATGGGACGGTCCACGCGGCCTGCGAGAAGACGCTGTACGTGCGCCGAGACGGCGAGTAA
- a CDS encoding alpha/beta fold hydrolase, with the protein MKLRNLLGSAVLGVGALAALNTGLRYEGELESPLDGDDGTFRWRGMDVAYTEAGDPDDPDLVLLHGINAAASSGEWRAVFDDLAADYHVVAPDFPGYGRSDRPPLRYSAALYEDFVHDFLGEFDEPAVVASSLSAAYAAAAADGGGADGGVDLRGFVGVCPTATAGPSPAKGWLRELLRAPLVGRALFNVIASKPSIRYFNADHGYDDPANPSAEWTDYEWRTTHVENARLAPASFVSGSLNSEVDLAGALAALDVPPTIVWGREATVSPLTEGRELADAADARLVVFDRARLLPHVEHPQRFVETVEEALVAGATA; encoded by the coding sequence ATGAAGCTCAGAAACCTCCTCGGCAGCGCCGTCCTCGGTGTCGGCGCGCTCGCCGCGCTCAACACCGGCCTCCGGTACGAGGGCGAACTGGAGTCCCCGCTCGACGGCGACGACGGCACCTTCCGCTGGCGCGGGATGGACGTCGCGTACACCGAGGCGGGCGACCCGGACGACCCGGACCTCGTCTTGCTCCACGGGATCAACGCCGCCGCCTCCTCCGGCGAGTGGCGCGCGGTGTTCGACGACTTGGCGGCCGACTACCACGTCGTCGCGCCCGACTTCCCGGGGTACGGCCGCTCCGACCGGCCGCCGCTCCGGTACTCCGCCGCGCTGTACGAGGACTTCGTCCACGACTTCCTCGGGGAGTTCGACGAGCCGGCCGTCGTCGCCTCCTCGCTGTCGGCGGCGTACGCGGCCGCGGCGGCCGACGGCGGCGGCGCGGACGGCGGCGTCGACCTGCGCGGGTTCGTCGGCGTCTGTCCGACCGCGACCGCGGGACCGAGTCCGGCCAAGGGGTGGCTCCGCGAGCTGCTCCGCGCGCCGCTCGTCGGACGGGCGCTGTTCAACGTCATCGCGTCGAAGCCGTCGATCCGCTACTTCAACGCGGACCACGGCTACGACGACCCCGCGAACCCGAGCGCGGAGTGGACCGACTACGAGTGGCGCACGACGCACGTCGAGAACGCGCGGCTCGCGCCCGCCTCGTTCGTCTCCGGGAGCCTGAACAGCGAGGTCGACCTCGCCGGCGCGCTCGCTGCTCTGGACGTCCCCCCGACGATCGTCTGGGGTCGGGAGGCGACCGTGAGCCCGCTCACCGAGGGGCGTGAACTCGCGGACGCGGCCGACGCGCGGCTCGTCGTCTTCGACCGCGCGCGGCTGCTCCCCCACGTCGAACACCCCCAGCGCTTCGTCGAGACGGTCGAGGAGGCGCTCGTCGCGGGCGCGACGGCCTGA
- the meaB gene encoding methylmalonyl Co-A mutase-associated GTPase MeaB, with product MAGSDAPALADAPTLSDADAALVEDLLDGSHRALARAITKIENRMPGYRAIVSALHEHTGGADVIGITGSPGAGKSTLVDKLAAAHRDRGDTVGVIAVDPSSPYTGGAVLGDRIRMGSNVGDMDVFFRSMSARGQLGGLSTATADAVKALDAFGKDVVILETVGAGQNEVDVVRTADTVAVLVQPGSGDDVQTLKAGILEIGDVFVVNKADMDGSQRTVAELEEMVHRREGGTTGRDAGHHGAASTVSTGASGSAAGHHDADAADADATDADESWTPDVLETVANTGEGVAALIETFDTHATYLRESGEIAATERRRYAEEIRTLVRADVGALATAEIERRGGIDRLAERVHDRETDPYAVAEAIVGPIADCVDEAADRERDD from the coding sequence ATGGCCGGGTCGGACGCACCTGCGCTCGCGGACGCGCCGACGCTCTCGGACGCCGACGCGGCGCTCGTCGAGGATCTCCTCGACGGGAGCCATCGCGCGCTCGCCCGCGCGATCACCAAAATCGAGAACCGGATGCCCGGGTACCGAGCGATCGTCTCCGCGCTCCACGAGCACACCGGCGGCGCGGACGTGATCGGAATCACCGGGTCGCCGGGCGCCGGGAAGTCGACGCTGGTCGACAAGCTGGCGGCCGCCCACCGCGACCGCGGCGACACGGTCGGCGTGATCGCGGTCGACCCCTCCTCGCCGTACACCGGCGGGGCCGTCCTCGGCGACCGGATCCGGATGGGGTCGAACGTCGGGGACATGGACGTGTTCTTCCGGTCGATGAGCGCCCGCGGCCAGCTCGGGGGCCTCTCGACTGCGACCGCGGACGCCGTGAAGGCCCTCGACGCCTTCGGGAAAGACGTCGTGATTCTAGAGACCGTCGGCGCCGGACAGAACGAGGTCGACGTGGTCCGGACCGCCGACACGGTCGCGGTGTTGGTCCAGCCCGGCTCCGGCGACGACGTCCAGACGCTGAAGGCCGGAATTCTGGAGATCGGTGACGTGTTCGTCGTCAACAAGGCCGACATGGACGGCTCACAGCGCACCGTCGCCGAATTAGAAGAGATGGTCCACCGCCGCGAGGGCGGGACGACCGGGCGCGACGCCGGCCACCACGGCGCGGCCTCGACGGTCTCGACGGGTGCGAGCGGGTCCGCGGCGGGCCACCACGACGCCGACGCCGCGGACGCCGACGCCACAGACGCCGACGAGTCGTGGACGCCGGACGTGTTAGAGACCGTCGCGAACACCGGCGAGGGCGTCGCGGCGCTGATCGAGACGTTCGACACGCACGCGACGTACCTGCGGGAGTCCGGCGAGATCGCGGCGACCGAGCGGCGCCGGTACGCCGAGGAGATACGCACGCTCGTGCGGGCGGACGTAGGGGCGCTCGCGACCGCCGAGATCGAGCGTCGGGGCGGGATAGACCGCCTCGCCGAGCGCGTCCATGACCGAGAGACGGATCCGTACGCGGTCGCCGAGGCGATCGTGGGACCGATCGCCGACTGTGTCGACGAGGCGGCCGACCGAGAGCGCGACGACTGA
- a CDS encoding cobalamin B12-binding domain-containing protein gives MSAEQQERAVRCLVAKVGLDGHDRGAHVIARAFRDAGFEVVYSGLHRAPEDIVQAAVQEDVDVLGISILSGAHNTLIPKVIEGLKEYDAFDDTLVLVGGIIPDEDEDELKHLGVAEVFGPGTPMEETVEFIRNNVPERA, from the coding sequence ATGAGCGCCGAACAGCAGGAGCGGGCCGTCCGGTGTCTGGTCGCGAAGGTCGGACTCGACGGCCACGACCGGGGCGCACACGTGATCGCGCGGGCGTTCCGCGACGCCGGCTTCGAGGTCGTCTACTCCGGGCTTCACCGCGCGCCGGAGGACATCGTCCAGGCGGCGGTCCAGGAGGACGTCGACGTGCTCGGCATCTCGATACTCTCCGGCGCGCACAACACGCTCATCCCGAAGGTTATCGAGGGGCTGAAAGAGTACGACGCGTTCGACGACACCCTCGTCCTCGTCGGCGGGATCATCCCGGACGAAGACGAGGACGAGCTCAAGCACCTCGGCGTCGCCGAGGTGTTCGGACCCGGGACGCCGATGGAGGAGACGGTCGAGTTCATCCGGAACAACGTCCCGGAGCGCGCGTAG